The Burkholderia sp. NRF60-BP8 genomic sequence CGGCGTCGGGCAGGTCGACCGCGATTTCGATCTGGCCGATCGGGCCCGCGATCAGCGATTTCTGCGTATGAACGTTCATTCGGCCGGCCCGCTCAGATCTTCAGGCGCTCGACGACCTTGCCGTCGCGCAGGTGCGACTCGACGATCTCGTCGATGTCGGCCCGATCAACGTACGTGTACCACGTGCCTTCCGGATACACGACCATCACCGGCCCTTCCTCGCAGCGGTCGAGGCAGCCGGCCTTGTTGATGCGGACCTTGCCGGGCCCCGTGAGACCGAGTTCCTTCACGCGCTTTTTCGCGTATTCCTGCATGGTCTGCGCGTCGCATTGCGCGCAGCTCGGGCGCTCGGCGCCCGGTTCGCGCTGGTTCAGG encodes the following:
- a CDS encoding (2Fe-2S) ferredoxin domain-containing protein, with product MDSYYQHHVFFCLNQREPGAERPSCAQCDAQTMQEYAKKRVKELGLTGPGKVRINKAGCLDRCEEGPVMVVYPEGTWYTYVDRADIDEIVESHLRDGKVVERLKI